The following proteins come from a genomic window of Gossypium raimondii isolate GPD5lz chromosome 5, ASM2569854v1, whole genome shotgun sequence:
- the LOC105769004 gene encoding probable folate-biopterin transporter 3 isoform X2, translating into MLILSLHKNLHLGFALLSPVAGSAGIAIADVAIDACVTQHAISHTYLAGDMQSLCGMSSSIGALLGLSLSGFFVHLVGAKGVFGLLAIPASLVVLVGILLRESQVRNFAYRRVKEKIVDASKVMWTTLKCRDVWRPCLYMYLSLALGLHIHEGMFYWYTDAKEGPSFSQEVVGSIFSVGAVGSLFGVLLYQNFLKNHPFRDILFWAQLLHGVSGLLDLVLVLRINLKLGMPDYFFVVVDEAVSRMIGRIKWMPFLVLSSKLFPSGIEGTFFALIMSIDQIGLLSSAWSGGLVLHMLNVTRTQFDNLWIAIVIRSPLRLIPIGFLFLMPRSDPNLSILPSEMLRTKRGNDVLEPENIEMATLVNSI; encoded by the exons ATGCTAATTCTATCACTCCATAAGAATCTGCATCTTGGATTTGCCTTGTTATCCCCGGTGGCAGGAAGTGCTGGTATTGCAATTGCTGATGTGGCTATTGATGCCTGTGTCACACAACATGCTATAAGTCATACTTACCTTGCTGGTGATATGCAGAGCTTGTGTGGGATGAGCTCTTCTATTGGAGCATTGTTAGGACTCTCGCTTAGTGGCTTCTTTGTTCACCTAGTTGGAGCCAAG GGTGTATTTGGGTTGCTTGCAATCCCTGCTAGCCTAGTTGTTTTGGTTGGAATCTTGTTGAGAGAATCCCAAGTGCGCAACTTTGCTTATAGAAGA GTAAAGGAGAAAATTGTAGATGCTAGCAAGGTTATGTGGACAACACTGAAATGCCGGGATGTTTGGCGACCGTGTTTATACATGTATTTGTCTCTTGCACTAGGCTTACATATCCATGAAGGGATGTTCTACTGGTATACAGATGCAAAGGAGGGTCCATCTTTCTCACAG GAAGTTGTTGGATCCATCTTCTCTGTTGGTGCCGTGGGCTCTCTTTTTGGGGTCCTTCTGTACCAAAACTTTTTGAAAAACCATCCTTTTCGTGATATACTTTTTTGGGCCCAGCTGTTGCATGGTGTTTCTGGATTGCTGGATTTGGTATTGGTGTTGCGTATAAATTTGAAACTTGGTATGCCAGATTATTTCTTTGTGGTGGTTGATGAAGCAGTTTCTCGTATGATTGGGCGTATTAAATGGATGCCTTTTCTCGTACTTAGCTCCAAGCTTTTCCCATCTGGTATAGAAGGCACTTTCTTCGCTCTAATCATGTCAATTGATCAAATAGGATTGCTTTCATCAGCCTGGTCAGGAGGCCTAGTGCTCCACATGTTGAATGTTACACGTACACAATTTGACAACCTTTGGATAGCCATTGTTATCCGGAGCCCGTTAAGACTTATTCCAATCGGGTTCCTATTTTTGATGCCTAGAAGTGATCCCAACTTGTCCATCCTTCCATCTGAGATGTTGAGGACAAAAAGGGGCAATGATGTACTTGAACCTGAGAATATTGAAATGGCTACTCTTGTCAATAGCATCTGA
- the LOC105770840 gene encoding AP2-like ethylene-responsive transcription factor At1g16060 isoform X2 produces the protein MAKISHQNQKNGSGNEKTAAQPTTKLKRTRKTVPRHSPPQRSSTYRGVTRHRWTGRFEAHLWDKNCWNESQKKKGRQGAYADEEAAAHAYDLAALKYWGQDTVLNFPLATYEKELKEMESQSKEEYIGSLRRKSSGFARGVSKYRGVARHHHNGRWEARIGRVFGNKYLYLGTYATQEEAAMAYDMAAIEYRGLNAVTNFDLSRYIGWLHPNDQSDSNNSSNPQQNFNGDTNSTPSPNHDTKLEISIQSQTYCTSDTRLDDSNSNGSSSSASSALGHLLKSSKIKEMLDRTSEAACPSTPPEPNVPRRSFPDYIQTYFDCQDSSSYTEDDDIIFGDLDSLAIPMFHCELDG, from the exons atGGCGAAAATCTCACATCAAAACCAGAAGAACGGTTCGGGTAATGAAAAAACTGCTGCACAACCTACAACCAAACTCAAGCGCACTCGTAAAACTGTTCCCCGTCACTCTCCTCCCCAACGTAGCTCCACGTATCGAGGCGTTACTAG GCACCGATGGACAGGGAGATTTGAAGCTCATTTGTGGGATAAGAATTGCTGGAATGAATCgcagaaaaaaaaaggaagacaag GTGCTTATGCGGATGAAGAAGCGGCTGCACATGCATATGACTTGGCTGCATTGAAGTACTGGGGACAAGATACTGTCCTTAATTTCCCA TTAGCCACTTATGAAAAGGAACTCAAGGAAATGGAGAGTCAATCAAAAGAAGAATACATTGGATCTTTGAGGAG GAAAAGCAGTGGATTTGCTCGTGGGGTCTCAAAATATAGAGGCGTGGCCAG GCACCACCACAATGGAAGATGGGAAGCTCGGATTGGCAGAGTATTTGGCAACAAGTATCTCTATCTTGGGACAtatg caacaCAAGAAGAAGCAGCGATGGCTTATGACATGGCTGCCATAGAATACAGAGGACTCAATGCGGTTACGAATTTTGACCTAAGTCGTTATATCGGTTGGTTACATCCAAATGACCAAAGTGATTCCAATAACTCTTCAAACCCtcaacaaaactttaatggTGACACCAATTCAACCCCAAGTCCTAATCATGACACGAAGTTAGAGATTTCCATCCAATCTCAAACTTACTGTACAAGTGATACGCGACTAGACGACAGCAATAGCAATGGCAGCAGTAGCTCAGCCTCATCGGCACTAGGGCATTTGctgaaatcatcaaaaattaagGAAATGTTAGATAGGACATCGGAGGCTGCATGTCCATCAACGCCGCCCGAACCTAACGTACCTCGTCGGAGCTTTCCGGATTATATTCAAACATACTTTGATTGTCAAGACTCTAGCAGCTACACTGAGGatgatgatattatttttggcGACCTAGATTCGTTGGCGATACCCATGTTTCATTGCGAGCTTGATGGGtag
- the LOC105769005 gene encoding aspartyl protease family protein At5g10770: MLLMKGMALLPFMLSLLVLLLHYHNEVHCYGDKQLLHLPWDTVDSTCLSHKSRQEKGATILEMKHQDYCYGGGVKDWNKLLQKRLILDDLRVQSLQARIKNMASTQTRDVSDDRLPLTSGVELGTLNYIVTVEIAGRKMTVIVDTGSDLTWVQCQPCKSCYSQKEPLFNPTASPSYRTVPCNSSECQSLAFATGNTGICGENPPTCNYVVSYGDGSYTRGELAHDQLNLGKTPVDNFIFGCGRNNNGLFGGTSGLLGLGRSSISLVSQTKAIFGGFFSYCLPSTQSGASGSLVLGGNSSVYNTSSPISYTRIIPNPKLSTFYFLNLTGISVGGVTLQDSSFGKSSMLIDSGTVITRLPPTMYKALKAEFQKQFSGFPTAPAFSILDTCFNLSAYQEVDVPTIKLQFEGNAEMKVDINGVFYFVKTDASQVCLALASLSFEDEIGIIANYQQRNQRVIYDTKGSKLGFAQESCSFT, encoded by the exons ATGTTGTTAATGAAAGGAATGGCTCTTCTCCCTTTTATGCTTTCACTACTTGTTCTCCTACTCCACTATCACAATGAGGTTCACTGTTATGGAGACAAGCAGCTTCTCCACCTTCCATGGGACACTGTTGATTCTACTTGTTTGTCTCATAAATCAA GACAGGAGAAAGGTGCAACCATATTGGAAATGAAGCACCAGGACTATTGTTACGGAGGAGGGGTCAAAGACTGGAACAAGTTGCTTCAAAAACGCTTGATTTTGGATGATCTAAGAGTTCAGTCATTGCAAGCCCGGATCAAAAACATGGCCTCTACCCAAACACGTGATGTTTCCGATGATAGACTTCCCTTAACTTCTGGAGTCGAACTCGGGACGCTAAACTACATTGTTACAGTCGAAATAGCTGGTCGGAAAATGACGGTGATTGTTGATACCGGAAGTGATTTGACTTGGGTTCAATGCCAGCCTTGCAAATCATGTTATAGCCAAAAAGAACCTCTTTTCAACCCTACTGCATCTCCTTCCTACCGAACAGTCCCATGCAATTCATCTGAGTGTCAATCACTTGCATTTGCTACTGGAAACACCGGAATCTGTGGGGAAAACCCGCCCACCTGTAACTATGTTGTTAGCTATGGCGACGGATCCTACACTCGTGGTGAATTAGCTCATGATCAACTCAATCTAGGGAAGACTCCAGTGGACAATTTCATATTTGGGTGCGGCCGGAACAATAATGGTCTGTTCGGTGGAACTTCAGGTCTGTTGGGTCTAGGGAGGAGTTCAATCTCTCTGGTTTCTCAAACTAAAGCAATATTTGGTGGGTTTTTCTCCTATTGTTTGCCATCAACACAATCTGGAGCATCAGGTTCATTAGTTTTGGGAGGCAATTCATCAGTTTACAATACTTCTAGCCCCATTTCTTATACCAGAATTATCCCAAATCCAAAGCTATCAACTTTTTATTTCCTCAACCTTACTGGTATCAGTGTTGGTGGGGTGACACTGCAAGATTCAAGCTTTGGTAAAAGCTCGATGCTTATTGATTCCGGGACGGTTATCACAAGGCTTCCTCCAACAATGTACAAGGCCTTGAAGGCAGAGTTTCAGAAACAATTCTCCGGTTTTCCTACTGCACCGGCTTTCTCGATCTTGGATACTTGCTTTAACCTTAGTGCATACCAAGAAGTGGATGTTCCTACAATAAAATTGCAGTTTGAGGGTAATGCTGAGATGAAGGTGGATATCAACGGGGTCTTTTACTTTGTAAAGACAGATGCATCTCAGGTTTGTTTGGCTCTTGCAAGCCTCTCATTCGAAGACGAAATAGGTATCATTGCAAATTATCAGCAAAGAAACCAAAGGGTTATATATGATACAAAGGGGTCTAAGTTGGGATTTGCGCAGGAAAGTTGCAGTTTTACTTGA
- the LOC105767669 gene encoding uncharacterized protein LOC105767669, whose product MATLSTSSLLWIHSPKPISPKLALFTATRFFTPKKSSSIVMAAPPATTATEVVPAIIVGGGRVGKALQDMGKGDDLLVKRGEAVPLDFEGPILVCTRNDDLEAVLEATPKSRWNDLVFFQNGMLEPWLQSKGLNDAEQVLAYFAVAKLGEPPIDGKTDTNPEGLTAAYGKWASAIATRLNAGGLSCKVLDKEAFQKQMLEKLIWICAFMLVGARHPGATVGVAEKEYRSEVSSLIAELASAAAAEKGITFEEAMEDRLCAYSRAVAHFPTAVKEFKWRNGWFYSISEKAIAEGKPDPCPLHTAWLKELNVV is encoded by the exons ATGGCCACACTCTCTACTTCTTCTCTCCTTTGGATCCATTCGCCCAAACCGATTTCTCCCAAACTCGCTCTTTTCACTGCTACACGCTTTTTCACTCCAAAGAAGTCCTCCTCCATTGTTATGGCTGCTCCCCCTGCGACTACTGCTACCGAGGTGGTGCCAGCAATTATTGTTGGTGGTGGAAGAGTGGGAAAAGCATTGCAAGATATGGGCAAGGGAGATGATTTGCTGGTGAAGAGAGGTGAAGCAGTACCGCTTGATTTTGAAGGTCCTATATTGGTTTGTACTAGGAATGATGATCTTGAGGCTGTGCTTGAGGCCACTCCTAAATCTCGTTGGAACG ATTTGGTTTTTTTCCAGAATGGCATGCTGGAGCCATGGCTTCAAAGCAAAGGTCTTAATGATGCAGAGCAGGTGCTGGCATATTTTGCTGTAGCGAAGCTTGGAGAACCTCCTATTGATGGCAAGACTGACACAAATCCTGAAGGTCTAACTGCAGCATATGGGAAATGGGCATCTGCTATAGCTACCAGATTAAATGCTGGAGGCCTCTCTTGCAAg GTTCTTGACAAAGAAGCATTTCAGAAGCAGATGTTGGAGAAGCTCATATGGATTTGTGCATTCATGCTTGTTGGAGCTCGTCATCCTGGGGCAACTGTAGGCGTTGCAGAGAAGGAATACCGCTCTGAG GTGTCAAGCCTCATAGCAGAGCTCGCATCTGCTGCTGCAGCGGAGAAAGGTATAACATTTGAAGAAGCCATGGAGGATAGGCTATGTGCTTATTCTCGAGCTGTGGCCCACTTCCCAACAGCAGTTAAAGAG TTCAAGTGGAGGAATGGATGGTTCTACTCAATCTCTGAGAAGGCAATTGCTGAGGGAAAACCAGATCCATGTCCTCTGCATACAGCATGGCTCAAAGAGCTAAATGTTGTGTAG
- the LOC105770840 gene encoding AP2-like ethylene-responsive transcription factor At1g16060 isoform X1, producing MAKISHQNQKNGSGNEKTAAQPTTKLKRTRKTVPRHSPPQRSSTYRGVTRHRWTGRFEAHLWDKNCWNESQKKKGRQVYLGAYADEEAAAHAYDLAALKYWGQDTVLNFPLATYEKELKEMESQSKEEYIGSLRRKSSGFARGVSKYRGVARHHHNGRWEARIGRVFGNKYLYLGTYATQEEAAMAYDMAAIEYRGLNAVTNFDLSRYIGWLHPNDQSDSNNSSNPQQNFNGDTNSTPSPNHDTKLEISIQSQTYCTSDTRLDDSNSNGSSSSASSALGHLLKSSKIKEMLDRTSEAACPSTPPEPNVPRRSFPDYIQTYFDCQDSSSYTEDDDIIFGDLDSLAIPMFHCELDG from the exons atGGCGAAAATCTCACATCAAAACCAGAAGAACGGTTCGGGTAATGAAAAAACTGCTGCACAACCTACAACCAAACTCAAGCGCACTCGTAAAACTGTTCCCCGTCACTCTCCTCCCCAACGTAGCTCCACGTATCGAGGCGTTACTAG GCACCGATGGACAGGGAGATTTGAAGCTCATTTGTGGGATAAGAATTGCTGGAATGAATCgcagaaaaaaaaaggaagacaag TGTATTTAG GTGCTTATGCGGATGAAGAAGCGGCTGCACATGCATATGACTTGGCTGCATTGAAGTACTGGGGACAAGATACTGTCCTTAATTTCCCA TTAGCCACTTATGAAAAGGAACTCAAGGAAATGGAGAGTCAATCAAAAGAAGAATACATTGGATCTTTGAGGAG GAAAAGCAGTGGATTTGCTCGTGGGGTCTCAAAATATAGAGGCGTGGCCAG GCACCACCACAATGGAAGATGGGAAGCTCGGATTGGCAGAGTATTTGGCAACAAGTATCTCTATCTTGGGACAtatg caacaCAAGAAGAAGCAGCGATGGCTTATGACATGGCTGCCATAGAATACAGAGGACTCAATGCGGTTACGAATTTTGACCTAAGTCGTTATATCGGTTGGTTACATCCAAATGACCAAAGTGATTCCAATAACTCTTCAAACCCtcaacaaaactttaatggTGACACCAATTCAACCCCAAGTCCTAATCATGACACGAAGTTAGAGATTTCCATCCAATCTCAAACTTACTGTACAAGTGATACGCGACTAGACGACAGCAATAGCAATGGCAGCAGTAGCTCAGCCTCATCGGCACTAGGGCATTTGctgaaatcatcaaaaattaagGAAATGTTAGATAGGACATCGGAGGCTGCATGTCCATCAACGCCGCCCGAACCTAACGTACCTCGTCGGAGCTTTCCGGATTATATTCAAACATACTTTGATTGTCAAGACTCTAGCAGCTACACTGAGGatgatgatattatttttggcGACCTAGATTCGTTGGCGATACCCATGTTTCATTGCGAGCTTGATGGGtag
- the LOC105767668 gene encoding tubby-like protein 8, producing MGELKDPLVQRQASCNAPYVNPLIDLKHNRSCSEGNPASFSDNKENVVFGAGKENAAPSTNNGSSSSEAAKKTTTHLKSLSTIGTFDASKEVTSYKSLSTGKVLKESSLQFCMQMNEPDKAFGCKLWDPIDSDNSASLNIWDYSDSEAAPASSWSTLPNRALLCRPLPLDIGRCTCVIVKEPLPDGFHGGTLFSLYTNEGKGRQDRKLAVAYHKRRNGKSVFAIAQTTKGILSNSDDSCVGLMTANLLGSKYHIWNQNGRTMSSNKQSNPLLGVVRFMPTIATWTGSYRSMKAYIPKHQSMQLKNVAQMQHINGLPKDWEEKMDKIHKLFSRIPRYNKMLKQYELDFRERGRAAGLRIQSSVKNFQLTLEENGRQTILQLGRVDRYKYVMDFRYPLTGYQAFCICLASIDSKLCCTM from the exons ATGGGTGAGTTGAAGGATCCTTTAGTTCAACGCCAAGCTTCATGCAATGCTCCGTATGTTAATCCTCTCATTGACCTCAAACACAACCGCAGCTGCAGTGAAGGGAACCCTGCATCATTTTCAGACAACAAGGAAAATGTTGTCTTTGGTGCTGGCAAAGAAAATGCAGCTCCTTCAACAAATAATGGGTCTTCTTCTTCTGAAGCTGCTAAAAAGACTACTACCCATTTGAAATCGCTGTCCACTATTGGTACTTTCGATGCTTCCAAAGAAGTTACAAGTTACAAGTCTCTGTCCACAGGGAAGGTCTTGAAAGAATCGTCCCTTCAGTTCTGTATGCAAATGAATGAACCTGACAAGGCTTTTGGGTGCAAGTTATGGGACCCCATAGATTCAGACAATTCTGCTTCTTTGAATATTTGGGATTACTCGGATTCCGAAGCCGCCCCGGCTTCTTCTTGGTCTACATTGCCCAATAG GGCGCTGTTGTGCAGGCCGTTGCCACTGGACATAGGAAGATGTACTTGTGTTATTGTGAAAGAACCCTTACCTGATGGGTTCCATGGCGGCACTCTGTTTTCACTTTATACCAAT GAAGGTAAAGGACGACAGGATCGGAAGCTAGCGGTGGCTTATCACAAACGACGGAATGGGAAATCAGTGTTTGCCATAGCTCAGACTACCAAAGGAATACTGTCTAATTCTGATGATAGTTGCGTTGGACTCATGACAGCTAACCTTCTTGGATCAAAATACCATATATGGAATCAG AATGGTCGAACCATGTCATCAAACAAACAATCTAATCCTCTCTTGGGTGTTGTAAG GTTCATGCCAACCATAGCGACATGGACCGGGAGTTACCGAAGCATGAAGGCATATATACCTAAGCACCAATCAATGCAGCTCAAGAATGTGGCTCAG ATGCAACACATTAATGGACTACCGAAGGACTGGGAGGAGAAAATGGACAAAATCCACAAGTTGTTCTCAAGGATTCCTCGTTACAACAAA ATGTTGAAACAATACGAATTAGACTTCAGAGAAAGGGGAAGAGCTGCTGGACTCAGAATACAAAGCTCAGTAAAGAATTTTCAGCTGACATTGGAG GAGAACGGAAGGCAAACAATTCTTCAGCTTGGAAGAGTGGATAGATACAAGTATGTTATGGATTTCAGGTATCCACTAACAGGTTACCAAGCATTTTGTATATGCTTGGCTTCAATTGATTCAAAGCTTTGTTGCACTATGTAA
- the LOC105769004 gene encoding probable folate-biopterin transporter 3 isoform X1, with the protein MGNGYIMESFQLLFIIRRRQKKENKSKERVWKIENPVYLIIYDQCNFLTDLFMIISGFLGVISMLILSLHKNLHLGFALLSPVAGSAGIAIADVAIDACVTQHAISHTYLAGDMQSLCGMSSSIGALLGLSLSGFFVHLVGAKGVFGLLAIPASLVVLVGILLRESQVRNFAYRRVKEKIVDASKVMWTTLKCRDVWRPCLYMYLSLALGLHIHEGMFYWYTDAKEGPSFSQEVVGSIFSVGAVGSLFGVLLYQNFLKNHPFRDILFWAQLLHGVSGLLDLVLVLRINLKLGMPDYFFVVVDEAVSRMIGRIKWMPFLVLSSKLFPSGIEGTFFALIMSIDQIGLLSSAWSGGLVLHMLNVTRTQFDNLWIAIVIRSPLRLIPIGFLFLMPRSDPNLSILPSEMLRTKRGNDVLEPENIEMATLVNSI; encoded by the exons ATGGGTAATGGATATATCATGGAATCTTTCCAACTTCTTTTTATAATCCGGCGTAgacaaaagaaggaaaataagagcAAAGAAAGAGTATGGAAGATAGAAAACCCGGTGtaccttattatatatgatcAGTGCAATTTTTTGACagatttatttatgattatttcAGGGTTTCTTGGTGTGATCTCAATGCTAATTCTATCACTCCATAAGAATCTGCATCTTGGATTTGCCTTGTTATCCCCGGTGGCAGGAAGTGCTGGTATTGCAATTGCTGATGTGGCTATTGATGCCTGTGTCACACAACATGCTATAAGTCATACTTACCTTGCTGGTGATATGCAGAGCTTGTGTGGGATGAGCTCTTCTATTGGAGCATTGTTAGGACTCTCGCTTAGTGGCTTCTTTGTTCACCTAGTTGGAGCCAAG GGTGTATTTGGGTTGCTTGCAATCCCTGCTAGCCTAGTTGTTTTGGTTGGAATCTTGTTGAGAGAATCCCAAGTGCGCAACTTTGCTTATAGAAGA GTAAAGGAGAAAATTGTAGATGCTAGCAAGGTTATGTGGACAACACTGAAATGCCGGGATGTTTGGCGACCGTGTTTATACATGTATTTGTCTCTTGCACTAGGCTTACATATCCATGAAGGGATGTTCTACTGGTATACAGATGCAAAGGAGGGTCCATCTTTCTCACAG GAAGTTGTTGGATCCATCTTCTCTGTTGGTGCCGTGGGCTCTCTTTTTGGGGTCCTTCTGTACCAAAACTTTTTGAAAAACCATCCTTTTCGTGATATACTTTTTTGGGCCCAGCTGTTGCATGGTGTTTCTGGATTGCTGGATTTGGTATTGGTGTTGCGTATAAATTTGAAACTTGGTATGCCAGATTATTTCTTTGTGGTGGTTGATGAAGCAGTTTCTCGTATGATTGGGCGTATTAAATGGATGCCTTTTCTCGTACTTAGCTCCAAGCTTTTCCCATCTGGTATAGAAGGCACTTTCTTCGCTCTAATCATGTCAATTGATCAAATAGGATTGCTTTCATCAGCCTGGTCAGGAGGCCTAGTGCTCCACATGTTGAATGTTACACGTACACAATTTGACAACCTTTGGATAGCCATTGTTATCCGGAGCCCGTTAAGACTTATTCCAATCGGGTTCCTATTTTTGATGCCTAGAAGTGATCCCAACTTGTCCATCCTTCCATCTGAGATGTTGAGGACAAAAAGGGGCAATGATGTACTTGAACCTGAGAATATTGAAATGGCTACTCTTGTCAATAGCATCTGA